From Buchnera aphidicola (Uroleucon sonchi):
GAAAAAAACTATACAGTCATCATATACTCAAAAATTAGTATATGAAAAATCCTTTAATAATGCTATCAAAATAATTAGTACCAATCAATTAGCTTTAATAGCTGAAAAAAAAATTAGAAAAATAGCATTTTCAAAATTAGATTTAAAAAAAATTTTAACACCTTGGCTTAACTTATCTATTAAACCTGATACAATTATATTAGGATGTACACATTTTACTTTTTTAAAAAAAGAAATTAAGGAATCTTTACATTTAAGTTCATCAATTAATTTTATTGATTCAAGACAAAAAATGCTGTTTGCTCTTCAAAATTATTTACATAAATTAAAGAATCATCAAAATATTCAACAAAATATTTTCTTATATTCTAAAAATGATCAATACTTAAAACAATTATTATTTTTTTTAAAAAAGTATCAATTTAATAAAATTGCATATATTAATTTAAATTAATTTAAATTAATTGTTTCATATAACAATCTTTTTCTTTTTTGAATGGAGTAATTTAATAATTTTTGTAACAAAATTATATTTTTAAAATTATGACTATTTTCTTGAAACAAGAATGCAATTTGATTATGATATTTTTCTAAATATATTAAATTAAACATTTCTGTACAATGTTTCAGCCATATTGTTTTTTCATGTTGATTTAATGTATAAAAGAAATTACGAGCACGATAACGAAATAATAAAGTCTGTAAACGATTATCGTAAAAATGGTAATTGATGTTTTTTAAAAATATTGCTTTAGTATTTCTAATGATTTCTATAAGTTTTTTATCATGAAAATTAAAAAAAGCATCATATATTTGCAAATCAACATTATGAGATTTAATTATATTATTTTGTTTAAAAAAAATTTTTGTAACATTTAAAACATAGAAATTATTTTTCTTAATTAAATGAATATTTTTTTTATATACAGAAGCATTAATATTTAATCGATGATAATCTTCTATTCGCATT
This genomic window contains:
- the murI gene encoding glutamate racemase, which encodes MLIFDSGIGGLSILKTIKMIFPNIHYIYILDNEVFPYGNKTEHFIIHRIITIIKKIKKIYPINIVLIACNTVSTVALSFLKKTFNFPIIGIFPDINAAEKITKNHIIGLIATKKTIQSSYTQKLVYEKSFNNAIKIISTNQLALIAEKKIRKIAFSKLDLKKILTPWLNLSIKPDTIILGCTHFTFLKKEIKESLHLSSSINFIDSRQKMLFALQNYLHKLKNHQNIQQNIFLYSKNDQYLKQLLFFLKKYQFNKIAYINLN